attttgttaaaaaaagaaatgttccctTTGGTTGAGATgaagtttgctttgttttatgtaACAGAAAGTCAACAGACAGCAGTGGGTTTTCCTGGAAAGGGCCCAGAACTCCAAGGCGTGGGTGGATGTCGGTTCTCTTCATTCCAACTTGGAGAGCCCCCAAGCCAGGCCCCAGAGATGCATACGTAATGTGACCTGAagtctctggcctctgccttATTTCTGATTCTGCCAGTTTATGGCCATGTGGCCCTGCTTCTTGTTAACAGTGGTGTGATAAAATTGTGAAAGCTGTGGAGGGTGAATTGTCAGAAAACTCAAGACTGCCATAGGACCAAGTTTCTAAATTtctcaaaactatttttatttatttgtaagcacacacacacacacacacacacacacacacacacacacacagacagagagagagagagagagagagagagagaatatggacacaccagggcctctagctgctgcaaatgaactcctgatacatgctccactttgtgaaccatctttttgtgggtactggggaatcaaacccaagtccttaggttttgcaggcaagtgccttaatcacttaaTCATACCAGCCCcatttctaaaaaaagaaaaattgcttttcaagatagggtctcactctagcccaggctgacctggaattcactatgtagtctcagggtggcctcaaacccacagtgattatcctacctctgcctcctgagtgctgggattaaagaaaggcatatgccactatacccagctctaaattttttaaataaagcatacAAAGTAATTGGTTCCATTGTGgcatttgttttcctctttctttggggtggggggggggcagtttcaCCATagagttttgttctagcccaggctgacctggaattagtctcaggctggcctcaaactcatagtgatcctacctcagcctcctgagtcctgggattaaaggcgtgtgccaccatgcccagctttaaaaaatatattttatttgtttacatgcataagaaagaggggtggggagagtaaatatggatgcaccagatcttcttgcctctgcaaacaattgccagacccatgtgctactttatgggtctgggtttatgtggacactggggaatcaaacccaggctggcaggcttttgcaagtaaacacttttaacagctgggccatctctctagccctggtattttcatacatttatgtcattatactttgttctcattCACCTCCCccctaaactttaaaaatttacttatttatttgagagagaaaaggagagaaagagagaatgggtaaccagggccttgtgctgctgctcatgaactccagctgcgtgttTCATTGGCATCTAGCTTTACAccaggtactggggattcaaaacctggaccatcaagttttgcaagcatgcgcctttaccactgagccttctcttcagctgCCTCTTTAGTTTTTAGTCCACAGAGATTCTGAGGAAGTATATTACCTTTTCCAAGAAACAGAACAAATAGACACATGTAATTATACGAGAGGGTTTATTAGATGGCCTCATGCGATCAGAGGCAAGTAGCTCCACTGTGGCTACCCACAGGCTGGAAGTCAGGGAAAGTAGCAGTTAACTGCTCAGTCTACGAGGCTGGAAACCtctcatggagagagagaaagagagagagggagcagacACATAGCCCAAGTTGAAGAGGGATAAGGTTTAGAGTGTTTTATACCCTGTGTGGTTTCCAGAGAGTGACCTCTcccaaggcagaagagcaatgcaCATTTTTGTAATGCTTTCCCATCTGACTCACTCACTCCCATGCGGCCAGGTCAGTGGTGGAAGCCTTGCAAAGGCCCTGTGCGTTCTCCTTTCAGTTGAGTTACGTGAGATCACACAGGCAGCTTGTAAAAACAAATGTGAGGCTAACTCGTCCTTCACCTGCCAGCCGCACATGCCACGGTTCTCAACTGAGGGAGATTTCTTGGCAGGTGGACATGGGAAAATGTCTGGAAATCACGGTTATTTCTTTGGGAGACTGGGGGGAATGCTACTGGCATTTTCGGGGTAGAAACCAGAGATGCTGCCAACCACGCTGCCTTGCACAGCAGTCCCCTACACCACAGACTTAGCCAGAAGGTCAGCGGTGCTGAGGTTAAGGAAACCTGTGCTCCTGCAATTGAGAAAGTAGTGGGGTGAGAACTGTCTCTCACTTGACGTTGTATGAATGCATCTCAGAGAAACCCTTGGACTGAGGATTGTAGCTCTTGGGGTGTGGCTAGCATATGTGCAAGGCATTGGGTTGGGTCCCTAGTGCTAGTACCATCACCATTTCCCCACAAAAAAgataagagagggctggagagatggcttagcagttaagcgctggcctgtgaagcctaacgaccccggttcgaggctcggttccccaggtcccacgttagccagatgcacaagggggcgcacgcatctggagttcgtttgcagaggctggaagctctggcgcgcccattctctctctctccctctatctgtctttctctctgtgtctgtcgctctcaaataaataaatttaaaaaaaaaaaactgactttaaaaaaaaaaaagataagagaagCCAgctatgctggcacatgcctttaatttcagcacttgggagactgaggtaagaggatcaccgtgagttcaaggccagcctgagagtacacagtgaattccaggtcagcctgggttatagtaagacccccaccttgaaataccaaaaatctaaaaataaaaataagagaagtaTTATATGACAGGCTTGAAAAGAGCCTCAGAGGTAGGCTAATTCTCCCTGTACTCAAAATATTCCTACTGGCCCAATCTCAGCTGGGCACCTGTTAGAAATGGAGACtgtctactgcaaatgaatttcagatgtatgtgacatcttgtgcatttggatttacatggatagtggggaatccggctttgtgggaaagtgccttaactgctaagccatctccccagaatctattttttaaaacacttacactttttttttttttttttgaggcaagcccaacagactgggccttttttgtttttttctaatgaGAGCgcaagagcgagagcaagagagaattggggcaccggggcctccagccactatactcgaactccagatgtgtgtgccaccttgtactcaTGTACGACcttacacatgcatcaccttgtgcatctggcttacatgggatctgagaaggttgaacataggtccttaggtttcacaggcaagtgccttaactgctaagccatccctccagtccttgaaacactttttttttcttcttctggttttaggggttgaacccagggccttgggaaGGCTAGGCAAATGCTTTTTAACTGAGCTATGGTCCTCAGCCCAGGGACAATTTTTAAACAGGTTTTAGAGATAAGAACATTGAAATGCTAAaaagttaagtaacttgcctgGGGTGACACAGCCGTGAAGCAGTAAAGCCAGAGTGTCGGGTGTATTCTGTGAATGACATTTAAATAATGTCATAGTGAGGGCTGAAGCATGGAAAGCTTCCTCTATCAAAGGGTAACTGCACTGTATTAGCGTATTTATGCCCTCCTCCTAAGGGTCGGAAATGCAAAGAAATTAAGGCGTTGTCTTTAGCCAGTGAAAAGATTTGAGGCTGGGTGAAccatcagtgattttttttttttttttttttttttgaggtagggtcacactctagcccaggcggctgacctggaattcactgtgcattctcagggtggcctcgaactcacagtgatcctcctaccacggcctccccgagtactgggattaaaggcatataccacaaaaaagaaagaaagaaagaaagaaagaaaggaaggaaggaaggaaggaaggaaggaaggaaggaaggaaggaaggaaaggaaggaaggaaaggaaggaaggaagaaggaaggaaggaaggaaggaaggaaggaaggaaggaaggaaggaagggaagaagggaagaagggaagaagggaagaagggaagaagggaaggaagggaagaagggaagaagggaaggaagggaggctcTCAGGCCTCACCCTAGTCTTAGTTGCTTTGTCAGAAACTGTCCTTTCACAACATCCCAGGGGATTCCTTTGTTTCTCACAGTTTGAGGAGGACAAGGCCTAGTGACCGCAGGTTGACAGTCCTAGACCAGCACTGAAAGACGAGTGATTAACTTGGCCTCATCGCTCCCCAGGGGCTTGTCACCAGACACTCCTGGCTGGAGTCAGGGTTTCAGGGACTGAGTCTCCCTGGCGTGTGACCCATGCCCTTTTGTGTGTCACCTGAGCACAgaaggctggaggaggcagggcgCTCCGGTGTCAGCGCCGGCCCTTCTCATCTTCCCTGCGTGCTGCCCCTCCTCCAGGCCTATATCCTGTTGGGACAGTTCCTGCTGATGCACAAGGATGAGGCAGAGTTCCAGAAGTGGATCATCTGCTGCTGCGGTGCCACCGAGTGCGAGGCCCGGCAGAGCTCCACCTGCCTGAAGAAGTGGTGTGCCTGCTTCCTGTGATGTCCCTGCCCCGGCCACTCTGCCCCTGTACATGATGCCCTCACCACTTATGCCCAGGCTCTGAGTTGTTCCTTGTGTTTTCaactttttttgagagacagagacagagaaggaagccaCAGTGCTTTTAACCATCTAGCATTGATTCATGCAAcatcacttctgcctcccaactctATATTCTAGGTGGTTGGTGTTGTTTtgttaaaatactttattatttgtaagcagagagagagagagaataggtgcaccagggccttttgccactacaaaccaactccagatgtatgcaccactttgtgcatctggctttgtgggtactagggaattg
Above is a window of Jaculus jaculus isolate mJacJac1 chromosome 8, mJacJac1.mat.Y.cur, whole genome shotgun sequence DNA encoding:
- the Banf2 gene encoding barrier-to-autointegration factor-like protein; amino-acid sequence: MDYMSPRLEAFLSEPIGEKDITWVDGISQELAINLVTKGFNKAYILLGQFLLMHKDEAEFQKWIICCCGATECEARQSSTCLKKWCACFL